Within the Micromonospora citrea genome, the region GTTGGGTAGTCAAGGGCTGACGTAGGTGGTCTACTCGTGTTGCCAACCGAGGGGAACACCGTGCCACCGCGTTACCGTTACGAGCAGATCGCCGACGACCTCGCCGAACGCATCGCGTCCGGTGAGTTCCCGCCAGGCTCCAAGCTGCCCAGCCGACGAGAGCTGATCGAGCACTACGGCGTCACCGAGCCCGTGATCGACCGAGCGATGCAGGTGCTAAGGAT harbors:
- a CDS encoding winged helix-turn-helix domain-containing protein; this encodes MPPRYRYEQIADDLAERIASGEFPPGSKLPSRRELIEHYGVTEPVIDRAMQVLRIKGMTETLPGVGVFVAE